The proteins below are encoded in one region of Sphingobacterium sp. R2:
- a CDS encoding NADH-quinone oxidoreductase subunit L, whose amino-acid sequence MDQVVHISPVLTALITVLSPLAAFLYQSLLGKRDQSGMVSLLAIILSFTGGALTLFTIWNNAPVTIQADWFTIGETSFKVGILLNNLSALMLFLVPTVALPVHIYSRAYMKGDPGIHRYWMYLSLFCFAMLGLVIMDNLLLMYVFWELVGFASYLLIGFWFTRETAVQANKKAFLVNRIGDLGFLIGLAIVFTQFKTLNLVDLFGDNGLIYQSTIVDGLWVSPVNSLPQIWFTLGGVAFFLAAMAKSAQFPLHVWLPDAMEGPTSVSSLIHAATMVAAGVFLLATVFPLFSESALLFIAIIGTITAASAAYFALGQYDIKRILAFSTISQLGFMMVGIGIGTWDAALFHLTTHAFFKCLLFLSAGAIIHEMAHLKTHSHLDFDPQDLRNMGGLRHYMPKTFVLMSIASLALAGFPLTSGFLSKDSIVISSFEWALSKGSVYLLIPISLIIVSILTAFYIGRLIFKAFFGEFRLTKQLHDKLHDHPLHEAPKTMLMPMFVLGVFCLFPLFSFNPFSYHDSWLMDGLLLDEYVFAPSHIAHLIIPAILLIGSIIAWIIGWKWYVQNRYPFSPVNPALKVSLNQGYINQFYDVVFVKGTLKLAQFCYWFDRHVVDAFVSLIQSIVLSISQLSVWIDKYIIDGLVNTVASVTYWAGHQVRLVQNGKMQTALYSVFLIVLFGLIYLLFF is encoded by the coding sequence TTGGATCAAGTTGTTCACATATCGCCCGTTTTGACCGCGTTAATCACCGTATTATCCCCATTAGCAGCGTTTTTATATCAATCTTTATTAGGCAAACGTGACCAGTCCGGTATGGTCTCCCTGCTAGCCATTATTCTCAGTTTTACCGGTGGTGCGCTCACCTTGTTTACCATCTGGAATAATGCCCCCGTAACCATTCAGGCTGATTGGTTCACTATTGGCGAAACCTCATTTAAAGTTGGTATCCTGTTAAATAATTTAAGCGCCTTAATGCTTTTTTTGGTACCTACTGTAGCGTTGCCCGTGCATATTTATTCCCGTGCATATATGAAAGGCGATCCCGGCATTCATCGCTATTGGATGTATCTAAGCCTGTTCTGTTTTGCCATGTTGGGGTTGGTCATTATGGACAATCTTTTGCTAATGTATGTCTTTTGGGAATTGGTTGGGTTTGCGTCCTATCTCCTTATCGGATTTTGGTTTACGCGCGAAACTGCTGTACAAGCCAATAAAAAGGCATTTTTGGTGAATCGCATCGGTGACCTCGGCTTTCTAATTGGCCTTGCGATCGTATTTACGCAGTTCAAGACACTTAATTTGGTTGATTTATTTGGTGATAATGGACTGATCTATCAATCCACAATCGTCGATGGACTATGGGTATCTCCAGTCAATAGTTTACCTCAGATCTGGTTTACCTTAGGAGGAGTAGCCTTTTTCTTGGCTGCTATGGCCAAATCAGCGCAATTTCCATTACATGTATGGCTTCCGGATGCCATGGAAGGTCCTACATCCGTATCGTCCTTGATCCATGCGGCAACAATGGTCGCAGCGGGCGTATTCCTATTGGCTACCGTATTTCCATTATTCAGCGAATCGGCATTACTATTTATCGCCATTATCGGCACCATTACGGCAGCTTCGGCAGCATACTTCGCCTTGGGCCAATACGACATCAAGCGTATTCTTGCCTTTTCGACTATATCGCAATTGGGCTTTATGATGGTTGGGATAGGTATTGGAACATGGGATGCTGCTTTGTTTCATCTCACGACGCATGCTTTCTTTAAGTGCCTTCTATTTCTTTCGGCCGGCGCAATTATTCATGAAATGGCCCACCTGAAAACACATAGCCACCTAGACTTTGATCCGCAGGATTTACGGAACATGGGTGGATTACGTCACTACATGCCCAAGACCTTTGTGCTGATGAGTATTGCTTCACTAGCACTGGCCGGCTTCCCACTGACGTCAGGTTTTCTATCCAAAGACAGTATTGTTATATCTTCATTTGAATGGGCACTTTCAAAAGGTAGCGTATATCTTCTCATCCCTATTAGTTTGATTATAGTAAGTATCTTAACTGCATTCTACATCGGCCGTTTGATATTTAAAGCTTTTTTTGGGGAGTTTAGGCTTACTAAACAGCTACATGACAAATTACATGATCATCCGTTACATGAAGCGCCAAAAACCATGTTGATGCCCATGTTTGTTTTGGGTGTATTCTGCTTATTTCCACTATTTTCGTTCAATCCATTTTCGTACCACGATTCTTGGTTGATGGACGGACTCTTATTGGATGAATATGTCTTTGCTCCAAGCCACATTGCCCACCTGATTATTCCCGCGATCCTGCTCATTGGTTCTATCATTGCCTGGATTATCGGATGGAAATGGTATGTACAGAATAGATACCCATTCAGCCCGGTCAATCCGGCACTGAAGGTTTCTTTAAATCAGGGATATATCAATCAGTTTTACGATGTTGTATTTGTTAAGGGTACATTAAAATTGGCTCAATTCTGTTATTGGTTTGACCGACATGTTGTTGATGCTTTTGTTTCTTTGATTCAGTCAATCGTGCTATCGATCTCACAATTAAGTGTTTGGATAGACAAATATATTATAGACGGCTTAGTTAATACGGTTGCTTCAGTAACCTATTGGGCCGGCCATCAAGTCCGCCTAGTGCAGAACGGGAAAATGCAGACCGCTTTGTACTCCGTCTTTTTAATAGTTTTATTTGGTTTAATTTATCTTTTATTCTTTTAG
- a CDS encoding NuoM family protein: MPILSLLIFLPLLATALILALPTRYKSSYKYIALAITAIQFVLAGLCYAHFDASKTGIQDLGGYQFVEQLPWIRLDLGSIGKLEIDYLIGIDGISMPLLLLSAFVMLMAIGASWNIQKSPKGYFALLMVLNMAVMGIFCALDFFLFYLFYEVMLLPLYFLIGIWGGARREYAAIKFFLYTLFGSVFMLLIIVGLYFSVINPMTGAHTFNMIHMMNPQNYLEGSIFEWGGYQEILGVSSRLVGFIVLFFAFAIKVPIVPLHTWLPDAHVEAPTPVSIILAGILLKIGGYGIIRICYSIFPDMAALSNWWLGLIGVVSIIYGALNALSQKDLKRMIAYSSVSHMGFVLLGIASLTAEGISGAMFQMISHGFLSAALFFLVGVVYDRVHDRNIYSFRGLAQIMPKYTGYVAVAFFASLGLPGFSAFIGEAFVIIGSFNSESAGTGLPRWMALAGSVGILLSAAYLLWTLQRMFFGQIRLKGGESWSNALTDVNSREQAILFPTLALALLLGIMPALIFNNLNASVLNLVSFIQQFI; this comes from the coding sequence ATGCCTATTTTATCCTTATTGATATTTTTACCGCTATTGGCTACGGCGCTTATTCTTGCCTTGCCAACACGATATAAATCGAGTTACAAATATATTGCGTTAGCAATTACCGCAATACAATTTGTACTGGCTGGATTGTGTTACGCACATTTTGATGCAAGCAAAACGGGTATTCAAGATCTGGGAGGCTATCAATTTGTTGAACAGCTTCCATGGATTCGCTTAGATTTAGGATCAATAGGTAAACTAGAAATTGATTATCTTATTGGTATTGATGGGATATCGATGCCCTTATTATTGCTGAGCGCTTTTGTAATGTTGATGGCTATTGGAGCCTCCTGGAATATACAGAAGAGTCCAAAAGGATACTTTGCGTTACTCATGGTGCTTAATATGGCTGTTATGGGGATTTTCTGTGCACTTGATTTCTTCCTGTTCTACCTTTTCTATGAAGTGATGTTACTTCCACTATATTTCCTGATCGGTATCTGGGGTGGTGCAAGACGCGAATACGCAGCCATCAAGTTCTTTTTATACACCCTATTTGGTTCTGTATTTATGCTGTTGATCATCGTAGGACTATACTTTTCAGTCATTAACCCGATGACTGGAGCGCATACGTTCAATATGATCCATATGATGAACCCTCAGAATTACCTTGAAGGATCTATTTTTGAGTGGGGTGGTTATCAGGAAATCTTGGGTGTTTCGTCCAGGCTGGTTGGCTTCATTGTCCTCTTTTTTGCCTTTGCCATTAAAGTGCCTATCGTGCCATTGCATACCTGGTTACCCGATGCCCACGTCGAAGCGCCGACTCCAGTATCTATTATTTTAGCAGGTATTCTTCTGAAAATTGGAGGTTACGGTATCATCCGTATCTGTTATAGCATCTTTCCCGACATGGCCGCCTTATCCAATTGGTGGCTTGGACTAATAGGCGTTGTTTCCATTATCTATGGAGCATTAAACGCCTTATCACAAAAAGACCTCAAACGAATGATTGCGTATTCATCCGTTTCCCACATGGGCTTTGTTTTATTAGGTATTGCCTCATTGACTGCAGAAGGAATTTCTGGAGCGATGTTTCAGATGATCTCCCATGGGTTTTTATCCGCTGCACTCTTCTTTCTAGTCGGTGTAGTTTATGACCGTGTGCATGACAGAAATATCTATAGTTTTCGAGGTTTAGCGCAAATTATGCCCAAATATACGGGGTATGTTGCTGTTGCATTTTTTGCTTCCTTAGGTTTACCTGGCTTTTCAGCTTTTATTGGTGAAGCATTTGTCATTATCGGTTCATTCAACTCTGAAAGTGCTGGTACGGGTTTGCCACGTTGGATGGCGCTGGCTGGTTCTGTAGGAATCTTATTGAGCGCAGCCTACCTACTTTGGACATTGCAGCGCATGTTTTTTGGGCAGATCCGTTTAAAGGGCGGTGAATCTTGGAGCAATGCACTGACAGATGTCAATTCGCGCGAGCAGGCGATCTTATTTCCAACGTTAGCATTGGCCTTATTACTTGGTATTATGCCTGCTTTAATCTTTAACAATTTAAACGCAAGTGTTCTGAATCTTGTGAGCTTTATTCAACAATTCATCTAA
- a CDS encoding 4Fe-4S binding protein — protein MIFKTASHAFRTAIKGLSLTVKHLFGARRSRTELNIKKDNYFDRQEGIVTVQYPREKMPIPDVARYQLQVDIDDCIVCDLCAKACPVDCIEIEAIKSPEAIGKTSDGSVKRLYPAKFNIDMAKCMYCGLCTVVCPTECITMTNAYDRSSQKLTDLIYGFSDMTDEQVAQRKAEWTQFQAEKEAAKQK, from the coding sequence ATGATATTTAAAACGGCTTCGCATGCATTTCGTACGGCAATCAAAGGTTTATCTTTGACTGTCAAGCATCTATTTGGTGCACGACGATCAAGGACGGAATTGAATATCAAAAAAGACAACTATTTTGATCGGCAAGAAGGGATTGTAACAGTGCAGTATCCGCGTGAAAAAATGCCCATCCCCGATGTCGCCCGTTACCAATTGCAGGTTGATATCGACGACTGTATTGTATGTGATCTTTGCGCTAAAGCATGTCCTGTGGACTGTATCGAAATTGAAGCGATCAAATCACCGGAAGCAATCGGAAAGACTTCAGACGGCAGCGTCAAACGGTTATATCCCGCCAAATTCAATATTGACATGGCGAAGTGTATGTACTGTGGCTTATGCACGGTGGTGTGTCCGACGGAATGTATTACTATGACCAATGCATATGACCGCAGCTCGCAGAAGTTGACCGATCTGATTTACGGATTCTCGGATATGACTGACGAGCAGGTAGCTCAACGCAAAGCTGAATGGACACAGTTTCAAGCTGAAAAGGAGGCAGCAAAGCAAAAATAG
- a CDS encoding NADH-quinone oxidoreductase subunit J — protein MESILFYAFAILAIGSALLLVNLKNIARALFLFFIVLFAMAGLYLFALADFVAITQIMVYVGGVLILMLFAFMLSNKELLKDLQDNSGSFLSMPKWQAIPVVLGFLLLMLYGIFEWQQAPSTWVIQSIENGNNITSTDNNIHQIGLRFMTFYVLPFEIISIFLMMALIGASHLSRKERTI, from the coding sequence ATGGAAAGTATTTTGTTCTACGCTTTCGCTATCCTAGCAATCGGTTCGGCTCTTTTACTGGTGAATCTTAAAAATATCGCTCGCGCCTTATTCCTGTTTTTTATTGTTCTCTTTGCAATGGCAGGATTATATTTATTTGCTTTAGCTGATTTTGTGGCGATTACACAAATTATGGTCTATGTCGGCGGGGTGCTTATTCTTATGTTGTTTGCCTTTATGCTATCCAATAAAGAGCTCTTAAAAGATCTTCAAGACAACAGTGGTTCGTTCTTAAGCATGCCTAAATGGCAAGCTATTCCAGTGGTGCTTGGTTTTCTGTTACTGATGCTTTATGGCATCTTTGAGTGGCAACAGGCTCCATCAACGTGGGTCATTCAGTCCATAGAAAATGGAAATAATATTACTTCGACTGATAACAATATTCATCAAATCGGATTACGTTTTATGACTTTTTACGTATTGCCTTTTGAAATTATATCGATATTTCTGATGATGGCTTTAATTGGAGCTTCTCATTTATCCAGAAAGGAGCGTACAATATGA
- the nuoK gene encoding NADH-quinone oxidoreductase subunit NuoK — translation MITLTHFLVVSACIFSIGLYTVLSKKNAIMILVGIELMINAAILNFVAFGKYDKVSYGGQIFALFAIVLAAAAVAVGLAIVLNVYRHYNTINPDEVNQLKDK, via the coding sequence ATGATTACGCTGACCCATTTCTTGGTGGTGAGTGCGTGTATCTTTAGCATTGGACTCTACACCGTTCTTTCCAAAAAAAATGCGATTATGATTTTGGTTGGTATTGAATTAATGATCAATGCAGCTATCCTGAATTTTGTTGCCTTTGGGAAATATGATAAAGTGAGTTATGGCGGACAAATTTTTGCGTTGTTTGCTATCGTACTTGCAGCAGCAGCTGTAGCCGTTGGATTGGCTATTGTATTAAATGTTTATAGACATTACAACACCATTAATCCGGATGAGGTAAACCAATTAAAAGACAAATAA
- a CDS encoding NADH-quinone oxidoreductase subunit N, translating into MLAFSPYISSFLDQIIVSIPYFKPELTLILTFIGTILASLFADKHWKHTSFMLTIIGLLLSGCYLIGQGLSKVEMAGFFDMIHVDAFATSSRSIILLSTLLVCIFIQQGHGRHGRPLGDLYAVLLTATLGLNLLTMSSNWLMIFIAVETVSISSYIMVGYFSATKVQSEAALKYVLFGSICAAVMLYGLSLLYGFTGNLNFDSQSHIAGLMEAPKVMISIALLFLLTGIGFKLSFFPFHVWSPDVYQGAPTVITTYLATVPKIAVVVLLSKLLSAWLNVSFYFSDFLTYVIIGVAIATMLIGNLAALRQQDAKRMMAYSSIGHTGILLMAVLVYQNNESNVLLFYLSIYALMNIAVFIFIDALEGSLGSTSIDSYRGLGKQFPLLFTSFSIVLIALVGLPPTAGFVGKLLVFSKVFEQYQNFQSFGLLALLIVGALTSVISLFYYFKIPLNAFLRDNTVSSTIKVNAVLLCIGILCTLAVLCLGIFPDLLLSAF; encoded by the coding sequence ATGCTTGCTTTCAGTCCATATATCAGTTCATTCCTCGATCAGATTATCGTCAGTATACCGTATTTTAAACCCGAACTGACACTGATCCTCACTTTTATTGGTACTATTCTCGCTAGTCTTTTTGCTGACAAGCACTGGAAGCATACGTCTTTTATGCTTACAATTATCGGATTATTGTTGAGTGGCTGTTATCTCATTGGGCAAGGACTCAGTAAAGTAGAGATGGCTGGCTTTTTTGATATGATCCACGTTGATGCCTTTGCTACCTCTTCACGATCGATTATCCTGTTGTCGACACTCCTTGTTTGTATCTTTATTCAACAAGGACATGGGAGACATGGCCGACCACTAGGAGATCTATATGCTGTTTTACTGACGGCGACGTTGGGACTGAACCTATTGACCATGTCGAGCAACTGGCTGATGATTTTTATAGCCGTTGAAACCGTTTCCATTAGTTCCTATATCATGGTGGGGTACTTTTCAGCTACTAAAGTTCAGTCGGAGGCAGCTTTAAAATATGTACTCTTTGGATCGATTTGCGCGGCAGTGATGCTTTACGGTTTATCTTTACTCTACGGTTTCACGGGGAACTTGAATTTTGATTCCCAGAGTCACATTGCAGGCCTTATGGAAGCACCAAAGGTCATGATCAGCATTGCGCTATTATTTTTATTGACGGGCATTGGCTTTAAATTGAGTTTTTTCCCTTTTCATGTCTGGAGTCCAGATGTTTATCAAGGTGCTCCCACAGTGATTACCACGTATCTGGCTACGGTACCAAAAATTGCAGTCGTCGTTCTGTTATCCAAGCTCCTCTCCGCATGGCTAAATGTCTCCTTTTACTTTAGCGATTTCCTAACGTATGTAATTATTGGGGTTGCCATTGCAACCATGTTGATTGGTAATTTAGCGGCTTTACGTCAACAGGATGCCAAACGGATGATGGCCTATTCGTCCATTGGACACACGGGAATACTCCTGATGGCTGTATTGGTTTACCAAAATAATGAGTCAAATGTATTGCTATTCTATCTTTCCATCTATGCATTGATGAATATTGCTGTATTTATTTTTATTGACGCTTTGGAAGGCAGTCTGGGGAGTACATCCATCGATTCCTATCGTGGCTTAGGAAAGCAGTTTCCTCTTTTGTTTACTTCATTTTCAATTGTTCTAATCGCTTTAGTGGGGCTCCCTCCCACCGCGGGATTTGTCGGGAAGCTGTTAGTCTTTTCCAAAGTGTTCGAACAGTATCAAAACTTTCAATCGTTCGGTTTATTGGCATTGCTTATTGTCGGCGCACTGACCTCAGTTATCTCTTTATTTTACTATTTTAAAATTCCACTGAACGCATTTCTTAGGGACAATACCGTATCTTCAACAATAAAAGTCAATGCTGTACTTTTATGTATTGGTATCCTATGTACCTTAGCAGTGTTGTGTTTAGGAATTTTTCCGGATCTTTTGCTTTCGGCCTTTTAG